In one window of Mytilus trossulus isolate FHL-02 chromosome 7, PNRI_Mtr1.1.1.hap1, whole genome shotgun sequence DNA:
- the LOC134727047 gene encoding vitelline membrane outer layer protein 1 homolog, producing the protein MDPEARITSMDRTHALAAQRTVTKVLWVHNGGPWGTWSRPEFCAKGYFASGFSLKIEGRQGKGDDTALNAIRLKCRKGHNSPNTGGTIWAHEGKWGQWSRTMDCPSGKRFVGFRLQVEDRQGKGDDTAANYVRFRCRKVNGGATHRIGTKGLWGTFGAWSQNCPHGSAICGLKVKIEKPQGKGDDTALNNVKFYCCTH; encoded by the exons ATGGATCCCGAAGCAAGAATCACATCAATGGACAGAACACACGCTTTGGCTGCCCAACGAACTGTTACAAAAGTGCTGTGGGTTCACAATGGAGGACCATGGGGAACATGGAGTCGTCCTGAATTTTGTGCAAAAGGATATTTTGCAAGTGGATTCTCCTTAAAG ATTGAAGGAAGACAAGGAAAAGGAGATGACACTGCACTGAATGCTATACGTCTAAAGTGCAGAAAGGGACACAACTCTCCTAACACTGGTGGAACCATTTGGGCGCATGAAGGAAAATGGGGTCAATGGTCAAGAACAATGGATTGTCCTTCTGGTAAACGTTTTGTTGGATTCCGTTTACAGGTTGAAGACAGACAG GGGAAAGGAGATGATACAGCTGCAAACTATGTAAGGTTTAGGTGTAGAAAGGTCAATGGTGGAGCAACACATAGAATCGGAACTAAAGGATTGTGGGGAACATTTGGGGCATGGAGCCAAAACTGTCCTCATGGGTCTGCAATATGCGGACTAAaggtcaaaattgaaaaacccCAAGGGAAAGGGGACGACACAGCACTGAACAACGTAAAGTTTTATTGTTGTacacattaa